A window of the Lactuca sativa cultivar Salinas chromosome 5, Lsat_Salinas_v11, whole genome shotgun sequence genome harbors these coding sequences:
- the LOC111890785 gene encoding uncharacterized protein LOC111890785 isoform X1, with translation MIYENYKPNATVLLNWTGQIDSIIRFHCSASSLILVTGILLMENPNTVGDDAGSDRPTIMVTNDDGIDAPGLQALVRVLVSTNQYRVLVCAPDSEKSAVSHSITWRHPLSAKRIDINGATAFAVSGTPADCTSLGISKALFSSVPDLVLSGINMGSNCGYHIVYSGTVAGAREAFFNGLPSVSISYDWVGGTSSINDFTLAAEACLPLISSILVEIKTKTFPQKCFLNVDLPTNVLNHKGYKLTKQGKSIVKMGWKRVSSDAQGAQMLSTMTMESNSVASNPDANSVSQEQLLFKREVCEFLFIQFFNDSNFLMLFHTSFQVKGGHVEEGETDYCYLKQGYITVTPLGALSHADIDSQTFFKEWLPIVADRTSPSAL, from the exons ATGATTTACGAAAATTACAAACCAAACGCTACGGTTTTGTTAAACTGGACCGGACAAATCGATTCGATTATAAGATTCCATTGTTCGGCTTCATCACTGATATTGGTGACAG GGATTTTACTTATGGAAAATCCGAATACTGTTGGAGATGATGCCGGCAGTGATCGGCCGACGATCATGGTGACAAACGATGATGGAATTGATGCACCGGGTCTGCAGGCTCTAGTTCGTGTCCTCGTCTCCACCAATCAATACCGTGTGTTGGTCTGCGCCCCCGATTC GGAAAAGTCAGCTGTCAGTCATTCTATTACTTGGCGTCATCCTCTCTCCGCAAAACGAATCGACATTAACGGAGCCACAGCCTTTGCTGTTTCTG GAACTCCAGCTGACTGTACTTCATTGGGAATCTCAAAGGCACTATTTTCTTCTGTACCTGATCTG GTATTAAGTGGCATAAATATGGGCAGCAACTGTGGTTATCACAT TGTCTACTCAGGGACAGTGGCAGGTGCTAGGGAGGCCTTTTTCAATGGTTTACCATCTGTTTCAATATCATATGATTG GGTTGGGGGTACAAGCAGCATCAATGACTTCACACTTGCTGCTGAAGCTTGTTTACCTTTAATAAGTTCAATTCTTGTTGAAATCAAGACTAAAACATTTCCTCAAAAATGTTTCTTGAATGTAGATTTGCCAACAAATGTTCTCAATCATAAG ggTTATAAGCTGACTAAGCAAGGAAAAAGTATTGTTAAAATGGGTTGGAAGCGAGTTTCTAGTGATGCACAAGGTGCACAGATGTTATCAACAATGACAATGGAGTCAAATTCAGTAGCATCAAATCCTGATGCTAATTCTGTTTCACAAGAACAGCTTTTATTCAAGAGAGAGGTTTGTGAGTTTTTATTCATCCAGTTTTTTAATGACTCAAATTTTTTAATGCTCTTTCATACATCCTTTCAGGTGAAGGGAGGCCATGTGGAAGAGGGTGAAACCGATTATTGTTACCTTAAACAAGGATAT ATAACTGTCACTCCCCTTGGGGCCTTGAGTCATGCGGATATTGACTCGCAGACATTTTTCAAAGAATGGTTACCGATAGTGGCCGACCGTACCTCTCCTTCAGCTTTGTGA
- the LOC111890785 gene encoding uncharacterized protein LOC111890785 isoform X2, giving the protein MIYENYKPNATVLLNWTGQIDSIIRFHCSASSLILVTGILLMENPNTVGDDAGSDRPTIMVTNDDGIDAPGLQALVRVLVSTNQYRVLVCAPDSEKSAVSHSITWRHPLSAKRIDINGATAFAVSGTPADCTSLGISKALFSSVPDLVLSGINMGSNCGYHIVYSGTVAGAREAFFNGLPSVSISYDWVGGTSSINDFTLAAEACLPLISSILVEIKTKTFPQKCFLNVDLPTNVLNHKGYKLTKQGKSIVKMGWKRVSSDAQGAQMLSTMTMESNSVASNPDANSVSQEQLLFKREVKGGHVEEGETDYCYLKQGYITVTPLGALSHADIDSQTFFKEWLPIVADRTSPSAL; this is encoded by the exons ATGATTTACGAAAATTACAAACCAAACGCTACGGTTTTGTTAAACTGGACCGGACAAATCGATTCGATTATAAGATTCCATTGTTCGGCTTCATCACTGATATTGGTGACAG GGATTTTACTTATGGAAAATCCGAATACTGTTGGAGATGATGCCGGCAGTGATCGGCCGACGATCATGGTGACAAACGATGATGGAATTGATGCACCGGGTCTGCAGGCTCTAGTTCGTGTCCTCGTCTCCACCAATCAATACCGTGTGTTGGTCTGCGCCCCCGATTC GGAAAAGTCAGCTGTCAGTCATTCTATTACTTGGCGTCATCCTCTCTCCGCAAAACGAATCGACATTAACGGAGCCACAGCCTTTGCTGTTTCTG GAACTCCAGCTGACTGTACTTCATTGGGAATCTCAAAGGCACTATTTTCTTCTGTACCTGATCTG GTATTAAGTGGCATAAATATGGGCAGCAACTGTGGTTATCACAT TGTCTACTCAGGGACAGTGGCAGGTGCTAGGGAGGCCTTTTTCAATGGTTTACCATCTGTTTCAATATCATATGATTG GGTTGGGGGTACAAGCAGCATCAATGACTTCACACTTGCTGCTGAAGCTTGTTTACCTTTAATAAGTTCAATTCTTGTTGAAATCAAGACTAAAACATTTCCTCAAAAATGTTTCTTGAATGTAGATTTGCCAACAAATGTTCTCAATCATAAG ggTTATAAGCTGACTAAGCAAGGAAAAAGTATTGTTAAAATGGGTTGGAAGCGAGTTTCTAGTGATGCACAAGGTGCACAGATGTTATCAACAATGACAATGGAGTCAAATTCAGTAGCATCAAATCCTGATGCTAATTCTGTTTCACAAGAACAGCTTTTATTCAAGAGAGAG GTGAAGGGAGGCCATGTGGAAGAGGGTGAAACCGATTATTGTTACCTTAAACAAGGATAT ATAACTGTCACTCCCCTTGGGGCCTTGAGTCATGCGGATATTGACTCGCAGACATTTTTCAAAGAATGGTTACCGATAGTGGCCGACCGTACCTCTCCTTCAGCTTTGTGA